The following are encoded together in the Sinorhizobium terangae genome:
- a CDS encoding sigma-70 family RNA polymerase sigma factor, which produces MPATGIHALHKSHHHIEEQVVDLMPALRAFARTFTSVPFEADDLLQETLYRALRSIGQFEPGTSLKSWLFTIMRNTFRTQYKIRTRESPGNTNCAELPIPMAPPQEWSVLNGELRDALASLTPEHREVLVLVAGFGMSYKEAADICDCAIGTIKSRLSRAREELIVQMHGNPLN; this is translated from the coding sequence ATGCCTGCCACCGGCATTCATGCGCTTCACAAATCGCATCATCACATAGAAGAGCAGGTCGTCGACCTGATGCCTGCTCTGCGGGCGTTTGCCCGGACTTTCACCTCGGTACCCTTCGAGGCGGACGACCTCCTGCAGGAAACCCTGTATCGGGCGCTAAGAAGCATCGGTCAATTTGAACCGGGTACCAGCCTGAAGTCCTGGCTGTTTACCATCATGCGAAACACGTTTCGGACGCAGTACAAGATCCGGACGCGCGAGAGCCCTGGAAACACCAATTGCGCCGAGCTGCCAATTCCCATGGCACCTCCGCAGGAGTGGTCGGTTCTGAATGGCGAACTTCGTGATGCTTTGGCGTCACTGACCCCCGAGCATCGGGAGGTTCTCGTCCTCGTCGCCGGTTTCGGCATGAGTTACAAGGAAGCGGCCGACATCTGCGATTGCGCTATCGGCACCATCAAGAGCCGCCTCAGCCGCGCACGCGAAGAATTAATAGTCCAGATGCATGGAAATCCTTTGAACTAG
- a CDS encoding DUF3008 family protein, producing MPAKSKAQQKAAGAALAAKRGEQKKSELKGPSRSMEKSMTEKELEEMASTKRKGKKEHVSKS from the coding sequence ATGCCTGCAAAATCGAAAGCACAGCAAAAGGCCGCAGGTGCCGCGCTTGCCGCCAAGCGAGGAGAACAGAAGAAGAGCGAACTCAAGGGTCCTTCGAGGAGCATGGAAAAATCCATGACCGAAAAGGAGCTTGAGGAAATGGCCTCGACAAAGCGCAAAGGCAAGAAGGAGCACGTGTCCAAGTCATAG
- a CDS encoding DUF6766 family protein → MSFLRNNGLTIALCALTSATIAGMVVSGLYAYNHDAALHDGTTLTVASYILSGHFLSALFENWESEFLQMSAYVCLTAFLFQRGSAESKDPDAGSNDDDPICKKSNPAAPWPVRRGGVLKALYSYSLGVALGGLFVLSFVLHLRASAAAANLNASAHGEAASDLWNHLFSSEFWFECFQNWQSEFLSTLVLVVLSIFLRFRGSPESKGVAAPTWQTGK, encoded by the coding sequence ATGTCGTTTCTGCGTAACAACGGATTGACGATCGCGCTGTGCGCACTGACCTCTGCGACCATCGCCGGCATGGTGGTCAGCGGCTTGTATGCTTACAACCACGATGCGGCCTTGCACGATGGCACGACACTAACCGTCGCCTCGTACATCTTGTCGGGTCATTTTCTCTCAGCTCTCTTCGAGAACTGGGAAAGCGAATTTCTGCAGATGTCCGCTTACGTTTGCCTCACGGCGTTCCTCTTTCAACGCGGCTCGGCAGAATCGAAGGACCCGGATGCCGGATCGAACGATGATGATCCGATCTGCAAAAAAAGTAATCCGGCGGCACCATGGCCGGTTCGGCGTGGTGGTGTGCTTAAGGCGCTCTATTCCTATTCGCTTGGCGTTGCCCTCGGCGGCCTCTTCGTGCTGTCCTTTGTACTGCACCTGCGCGCAAGCGCGGCCGCGGCAAATCTCAATGCTTCTGCCCATGGCGAAGCAGCTTCGGACCTCTGGAATCACCTTTTCAGTTCTGAATTCTGGTTCGAATGCTTCCAGAACTGGCAATCGGAATTTCTTTCCACTTTGGTCCTCGTGGTCCTTTCCATCTTTCTCCGCTTTCGCGGATCGCCGGAATCCAAGGGCGTCGCCGCTCCCACGTGGCAAACCGGCAAGTAG
- a CDS encoding CBS domain-containing protein has protein sequence MHVSEIMTRDVHLVSPNDTITDVARQMAENDIGFLPVGDHDRLVGMITDRDIVVRGVADGLDLQSKVGDIMTTDVKYCFEDEEVDEVARNMGDVQVRRLPVVNRDKRLVGIVSLADAAREQPATAGTGLKGVTVPGGSHNQAGRSG, from the coding sequence ATGCACGTATCGGAAATCATGACCAGGGACGTTCACCTCGTCAGCCCGAACGACACCATCACTGACGTCGCAAGGCAAATGGCGGAAAACGACATCGGCTTCCTGCCGGTGGGAGACCACGACCGGCTGGTCGGCATGATAACGGACAGGGACATCGTCGTTCGCGGTGTCGCAGACGGCCTCGACCTTCAATCGAAGGTTGGTGACATCATGACGACCGATGTCAAGTACTGCTTCGAAGACGAAGAAGTGGATGAGGTCGCGCGCAATATGGGCGACGTCCAGGTTCGGCGCCTGCCCGTGGTCAACCGCGACAAGCGATTGGTCGGCATCGTATCGCTTGCCGACGCTGCCCGCGAGCAGCCCGCGACGGCCGGTACTGGCCTTAAGGGCGTCACTGTTCCCGGCGGATCCCACAACCAGGCCGGACGAAGCGGCTAA
- a CDS encoding DUF2934 domain-containing protein: MDNDTEELIRRRAYAIWEQEGRPEGQDRRHWEQASREMQREENQSRSGEKEDLETEGTTHATSTPTSPPSESKSPKAGSAGQ; the protein is encoded by the coding sequence ATGGACAACGACACGGAAGAGCTTATCCGGCGCAGAGCCTATGCGATCTGGGAGCAGGAAGGTCGCCCTGAAGGCCAGGATCGCAGGCACTGGGAGCAGGCATCACGAGAGATGCAGAGGGAAGAAAACCAGTCGAGGAGCGGCGAGAAGGAGGATCTCGAAACGGAAGGAACGACGCACGCAACTTCAACGCCGACGTCACCACCCTCCGAGAGCAAATCCCCAAAGGCCGGCTCGGCGGGGCAGTGA
- a CDS encoding BON domain-containing protein, with protein MARKRESDRSREDFSRFRESERDRYGAPYDYEREWRRARERFGEAPRGADYENSMYFPNPETRYAGRYRGMEEDYDRWNRERAFGDYYGSGYGYRGQRPYRSHEAPWEGRRQRGFIDRASDEVASWFGDEEAERRREMDQHRGKGPKGYTRPDTRIQEDVSDRLSDDGALDASNIEVSVLNGEVQLSGFVDSKWAKRRAEDCADDVSGVTHVQNNIRVQPSAGTSTGTIT; from the coding sequence ATGGCGAGAAAAAGGGAATCTGACCGGTCCCGTGAAGATTTTAGCCGGTTCCGCGAAAGCGAGCGGGATCGCTATGGCGCACCCTATGACTACGAACGGGAGTGGCGGCGTGCACGTGAACGCTTTGGCGAGGCCCCGCGAGGCGCTGACTACGAAAATTCCATGTATTTCCCGAACCCCGAAACGCGCTACGCGGGCCGCTATCGCGGTATGGAAGAAGACTATGATCGGTGGAATCGCGAAAGGGCATTCGGCGACTACTACGGCTCCGGCTATGGTTATCGCGGTCAACGCCCGTACCGTAGCCACGAGGCGCCGTGGGAAGGCAGGCGGCAACGCGGTTTTATCGATCGAGCAAGCGACGAAGTCGCCTCCTGGTTCGGCGACGAGGAGGCGGAGCGGCGACGCGAGATGGATCAGCATCGCGGCAAGGGCCCCAAGGGATACACCCGCCCTGACACCCGTATCCAAGAGGACGTGAGCGACCGGCTGAGCGACGATGGCGCTCTTGATGCCTCCAACATTGAGGTCTCCGTCTTGAATGGAGAGGTGCAACTCAGCGGTTTCGTCGACTCGAAGTGGGCCAAACGCCGCGCTGAAGATTGCGCCGACGACGTCTCGGGCGTCACGCACGTGCAAAACAATATTCGGGTGCAGCCGTCGGCTGGGACATCGACAGGGACGATAACTTAG
- a CDS encoding DNA topoisomerase IB, translating into MASNGEPALEENGLVYVSDTEPGIRRQRKGRGFVYRLPDGSVLCDPVVKARISSLGLPPAYENVWICLDESGHLQATGYDARGRKQYRYHEKWQALRSGDKFGQLPMFGKVLPRIRRTIRRHMQGAPEDSRTVLAALVALLDEAHLRVGSPAYVEANASYGATTLLKRHLKLSDGCIQLSFISKGGKRVRRRLRHPRLQRLLEEIADLPGRQLFVWKDDNDTVRPIDSGRLNRYLAEISGAPISAKTFRTWAGSVAAFTVARAAVGRGERPTVKKMSEAAASVLHNTPAIARTSYIHPEIIALARDTSVSARTLDARGRANKELRAEEARMLSFLVRAERMRRRKLSED; encoded by the coding sequence ATGGCTAGCAACGGTGAGCCCGCGCTCGAGGAAAACGGGCTCGTCTACGTGAGCGACACGGAGCCGGGCATCAGGCGACAGCGCAAAGGTCGGGGCTTCGTCTACCGTCTGCCGGACGGTTCGGTACTTTGCGACCCCGTGGTGAAAGCGCGCATATCGTCCCTGGGCCTGCCCCCCGCCTATGAGAACGTCTGGATCTGCCTGGATGAGAGCGGACATCTCCAGGCGACGGGCTACGACGCGCGCGGTCGAAAGCAGTATCGCTATCACGAGAAATGGCAAGCGCTCAGAAGTGGCGACAAGTTCGGACAGCTTCCGATGTTCGGAAAGGTGCTGCCGAGGATCCGCCGCACGATCCGGCGCCACATGCAGGGTGCTCCTGAAGACAGCCGCACGGTTCTCGCGGCGCTCGTGGCGCTCCTCGACGAAGCGCACCTGCGTGTCGGTAGCCCGGCCTATGTCGAGGCCAATGCGAGCTACGGCGCGACAACCTTGCTCAAGCGCCACCTCAAGCTTTCGGATGGCTGCATCCAACTGAGCTTCATTAGCAAAGGCGGCAAGCGGGTGAGGCGCAGACTGCGTCATCCAAGATTGCAGCGGTTGCTCGAAGAGATTGCGGACTTGCCGGGGCGGCAGCTTTTTGTCTGGAAGGACGACAATGACACTGTGCGGCCGATCGATTCGGGGCGTCTCAATCGCTACCTCGCAGAGATATCAGGAGCGCCGATTTCCGCAAAAACGTTCCGGACCTGGGCCGGGAGCGTTGCGGCCTTTACGGTTGCGCGCGCGGCCGTCGGGAGGGGAGAGCGGCCGACCGTGAAGAAGATGAGCGAGGCAGCCGCATCCGTTCTGCACAACACCCCGGCGATCGCGCGCACAAGCTATATCCATCCGGAGATCATTGCACTCGCTCGCGACACCTCCGTTTCGGCCAGAACGCTCGACGCGCGCGGCCGCGCGAACAAAGAATTGCGCGCCGAAGAGGCGCGCATGCTCAGTTTTCTGGTGCGCGCCGAACGAATGAGGCGTCGGAAGCTCTCCGAAGACTGA
- the glgX gene encoding glycogen debranching protein GlgX, with product MNVTFSELNFLKPELGAEYTGEGTHFAVFSAHAEMIELCLFSEDGSRETARLPLPKREGDVWSGYIEGIGPGTLYGYRAHGPYDPHSGHRFNPNKLLLDPYAKQVAGTFVWDDALFGYTIDGTGNDLSFDERDSAPLMVKGVIQDPAFDWAGEEAIRRPWTDTIIYETHVRGMTMTHPAVPEDLRGTFLGMASDPIIDHLTKLGVTAIELLPVQYFLDDRHLLERGLRNYWGYQTLGFFAPQTRYMKSNRITEFKTMVKRFHAAGIEVLMDVVYNHTAEGSEHGPTLSFRGLDNLSYYRPSPENPRHTFDMTGTGNTLNVAHPMVLRMVLDSLRYWVQVMHIDGFRFDLASALGREDMEFDREGGFFDAIRQDPILAGVKLIAEPWDIGDGGYQLGGFPHPFREWNDRFRDDVRRFWKGDDGIVPVLAERIAGSPVQFNHSDRGATASINLISAHDGFTLMDTVSYNDRHNEANGEDNRDGHAENHSDNMGAEGATDDERINSARARRRSAMFTTLMVSQGVPMILGGDEFGNSQGGNNNVYCQDNEIGWVDWASGDEAFLAFCRKMVEFRKENPSLRQERFLNGEPGEGGHLEIAWYKADGRPMDEEAWHDETLRIVGVYFSRNGVADTTPANGIFLVLNAGADCEISLPRVNETERWQRVLDTASFDAASDEPGPRAAQDHEVVAGQSVTVFLPGDHG from the coding sequence ATGAACGTCACTTTTTCCGAACTTAATTTCCTGAAGCCGGAACTCGGTGCCGAGTACACAGGCGAGGGTACGCATTTCGCGGTCTTTTCGGCCCATGCCGAGATGATCGAACTTTGCCTGTTCTCGGAGGATGGCAGCAGGGAAACGGCGCGCCTGCCCTTGCCGAAGCGTGAAGGTGATGTCTGGTCGGGCTATATCGAAGGCATCGGGCCGGGGACGCTCTACGGCTACCGTGCGCACGGGCCCTACGACCCGCACAGCGGACACCGATTCAATCCGAACAAATTGCTGCTCGACCCCTATGCCAAGCAAGTCGCCGGCACATTTGTCTGGGACGACGCACTGTTCGGATATACGATCGACGGCACCGGCAACGACCTTTCCTTCGATGAGCGCGACAGCGCGCCTCTCATGGTCAAGGGCGTCATCCAGGATCCGGCTTTCGACTGGGCCGGTGAGGAGGCGATCCGCCGCCCCTGGACGGACACGATCATCTACGAGACCCATGTTCGCGGCATGACCATGACGCACCCGGCAGTGCCGGAAGACCTGCGCGGCACGTTCCTCGGCATGGCAAGCGATCCGATCATCGACCATTTGACGAAACTCGGCGTGACCGCCATCGAACTCCTGCCGGTGCAGTATTTCCTCGACGACCGCCATCTGCTCGAGCGCGGCCTCAGGAACTACTGGGGATATCAGACCCTCGGCTTCTTCGCGCCACAGACGCGTTACATGAAGAGCAACCGCATCACCGAGTTCAAGACGATGGTGAAGCGGTTTCATGCCGCCGGCATCGAAGTCCTGATGGATGTCGTCTACAACCACACGGCCGAGGGCTCGGAGCATGGTCCGACCTTGAGTTTTCGCGGCCTCGACAATCTCAGCTACTACCGGCCATCTCCGGAAAACCCGCGTCACACCTTCGACATGACCGGCACCGGCAACACGCTCAACGTCGCCCATCCGATGGTGCTGCGCATGGTGCTCGACAGTCTTCGCTACTGGGTGCAGGTGATGCATATCGACGGCTTCCGCTTCGATCTCGCGAGCGCGCTCGGCCGTGAGGACATGGAATTCGATCGGGAAGGCGGCTTCTTCGACGCGATCAGGCAGGACCCGATCCTCGCCGGCGTCAAGCTCATCGCGGAGCCTTGGGATATCGGCGACGGCGGCTACCAACTCGGCGGCTTCCCGCATCCGTTCCGCGAATGGAACGATCGGTTCCGGGACGATGTCCGGCGGTTCTGGAAGGGGGACGACGGTATCGTGCCGGTGCTTGCCGAGCGTATCGCGGGCTCGCCCGTACAATTCAATCACTCCGACCGTGGTGCGACCGCGTCGATCAACCTGATCAGCGCACACGACGGCTTCACGCTGATGGATACGGTTTCCTACAACGACAGGCACAATGAAGCCAATGGCGAGGACAATCGCGACGGACACGCCGAAAATCATTCCGACAACATGGGTGCCGAAGGTGCCACCGATGACGAGCGGATCAACAGTGCGCGCGCACGCCGGCGCAGCGCAATGTTTACCACCCTGATGGTCAGCCAGGGGGTGCCGATGATCCTTGGCGGCGACGAATTCGGAAACAGCCAAGGCGGCAACAACAACGTCTATTGCCAGGACAACGAGATCGGTTGGGTTGATTGGGCTTCCGGAGACGAAGCCTTCCTGGCCTTCTGCCGAAAGATGGTGGAGTTCCGAAAGGAGAATCCATCGCTCCGCCAGGAACGGTTTCTCAACGGCGAACCGGGCGAGGGCGGTCACCTCGAAATCGCCTGGTACAAGGCCGACGGCCGCCCGATGGACGAAGAAGCGTGGCATGATGAAACGTTGCGTATCGTCGGCGTCTACTTCAGCCGCAACGGCGTCGCGGACACGACGCCAGCCAACGGCATTTTCCTGGTCTTGAATGCCGGCGCCGATTGCGAGATCTCGCTTCCCCGCGTGAATGAAACGGAGCGATGGCAGCGCGTGCTCGATACGGCCAGTTTCGATGCGGCAAGTGACGAGCCCGGCCCTCGCGCGGCGCAAGACCATGAGGTTGTCGCAGGACAAAGCGTCACCGTCTTCCTTCCGGGGGACCATGGCTAG
- the treZ gene encoding malto-oligosyltrehalose trehalohydrolase, which produces MQQQQSPGLFRRTWGASLISADAGYFRLWAPDERAVRLILNGTAHEMKALDDGWFEHSLTARAGDLYCFQLSDGSLVADPASSAQQNGPSGPSILVDQAAYDWKETSWRGRPWEEAIISELHIGTFTPEGTFRAAGERLAHLADAGITAIEIMPVAEAPGMRGWGYDGVLHFAPHHAYGTPDEFKALVDRAHSLGLMVLLDVVYNHFGPEENALPRYAADFFNKDSATPWGASIAFEQEPVRRFFIENALCWLGDFRFDGLRIDATEQIRDSRKPHILVEMAREIRETFPERHVHLVVEDAHRRRSLVGRGPEGIAELFTASWNDDLHNALHVVATGETKGHYKPFAAETWRKIREAMAEGFALPAKGTEISSHWTGDRLPPEARVNFLQNHDQIGNRAFGERLISLVGEDLMRVLTATLMLVPQVPLLFMGEEYGETQPFCFFADYEGEIAEAVRSGRQGEAENFGGMPRGKTIADLPDPLDPRTFAASKLRWDRAESPAGRRHLAFIRELADIRQRHIAPLLKQPGVPDHRILPTGDGLVAVDWLFGSAVLALRINLTDQARPVPAYSGAPIFTTMAAGDCSLTAGELPGPGIVAAVAPP; this is translated from the coding sequence ATGCAGCAACAGCAATCGCCAGGACTTTTCAGAAGAACCTGGGGCGCCAGTTTGATTTCGGCGGATGCCGGATACTTCAGGTTGTGGGCGCCCGATGAACGAGCCGTCCGCCTCATCCTCAACGGGACCGCGCATGAGATGAAGGCGCTCGACGACGGATGGTTCGAGCATTCGCTGACAGCGCGTGCGGGAGACCTGTACTGTTTTCAGCTGTCGGACGGATCGCTGGTTGCCGATCCGGCATCCTCGGCCCAGCAGAATGGACCTTCCGGTCCCTCGATCCTCGTCGATCAGGCGGCATATGATTGGAAGGAAACCTCGTGGCGCGGCCGGCCGTGGGAAGAAGCAATCATCTCAGAACTGCACATCGGCACCTTCACACCGGAGGGTACGTTCCGCGCGGCGGGCGAACGCCTTGCCCATCTTGCCGATGCCGGCATCACCGCGATCGAGATCATGCCCGTTGCGGAAGCGCCCGGCATGCGGGGCTGGGGCTACGACGGCGTGCTGCACTTTGCGCCCCACCATGCTTATGGGACGCCGGATGAGTTCAAGGCCCTCGTCGATCGGGCCCATTCACTGGGTCTCATGGTTCTGCTCGACGTCGTCTACAATCACTTCGGCCCGGAAGAAAATGCCTTGCCGCGCTATGCGGCCGACTTCTTCAACAAAGACAGCGCGACTCCGTGGGGAGCCTCGATTGCCTTCGAGCAGGAACCCGTCCGACGCTTTTTCATCGAGAATGCGCTCTGTTGGCTGGGCGATTTCCGCTTCGACGGGCTGCGCATAGACGCGACCGAGCAGATCCGAGATAGCCGCAAGCCACACATCCTCGTCGAGATGGCGCGCGAGATACGCGAGACATTTCCTGAACGCCATGTCCATCTCGTCGTCGAAGACGCTCATCGCCGCAGGAGCCTTGTGGGGCGAGGACCGGAAGGGATTGCAGAACTTTTCACCGCCTCGTGGAACGACGATCTGCATAACGCGCTGCATGTGGTGGCCACGGGAGAGACGAAAGGTCACTACAAACCCTTTGCCGCGGAGACTTGGCGGAAAATTCGCGAGGCCATGGCCGAAGGCTTCGCTCTACCCGCCAAGGGAACGGAGATTTCGTCGCACTGGACGGGCGACCGGCTGCCGCCTGAGGCCCGTGTCAACTTCCTGCAGAACCATGATCAGATCGGAAACCGTGCCTTCGGCGAACGCCTCATCTCGCTCGTCGGAGAGGATCTGATGCGGGTCCTGACCGCGACGCTGATGCTCGTTCCGCAGGTTCCGCTGCTCTTCATGGGCGAGGAATATGGCGAGACCCAGCCGTTTTGCTTCTTCGCGGACTACGAGGGCGAGATCGCCGAGGCCGTTCGCTCAGGACGCCAGGGGGAGGCCGAGAATTTCGGCGGCATGCCGCGCGGCAAGACCATAGCGGATTTGCCTGATCCGCTCGATCCGCGGACGTTCGCCGCATCGAAATTGCGTTGGGATCGCGCGGAAAGTCCAGCGGGCAGACGGCACCTTGCCTTCATCCGCGAGCTTGCCGACATCCGCCAGCGGCACATCGCGCCGCTGCTCAAGCAGCCCGGCGTACCCGACCACCGTATACTTCCGACCGGCGACGGACTCGTCGCGGTCGACTGGCTGTTCGGAAGCGCCGTTCTCGCGCTGCGGATCAATCTCACCGACCAGGCAAGGCCCGTTCCCGCATACAGCGGAGCGCCGATCTTCACGACCATGGCAGCGGGTGATTGCTCTCTCACGGCGGGTGAACTGCCGGGACCGGGCATCGTTGCCGCCGTTGCACCGCCTTAA
- a CDS encoding UdgX family uracil-DNA binding protein (This protein belongs to the uracil DNA glycosylase superfamily, members of which act in excision repair of DNA. However, it belongs more specifically to UdgX branch, whose founding member was found to bind uracil in DNA (where it does not belong), without cleaving it, appears to promote DNA repair by a pathway involving RecA, rather than base excision.), whose amino-acid sequence MSRVAAKTGPALSGEHADARSIAALRRQAESCERCDLYKNATQLVFGEGPVDARIVLVGEQPGDREDLAGHPFVGPAGRVLDECLHEAGVDRSSCYLTNAVKHFKFEQRGKRRLHSRPNAGEIQRCSWWLGAELEQLRPDLVVALGATAVMTLLGRSVAVTKNRGDLIDTPAGYPVLVTIHPSYLLRIRDGGDAASERARFVKDLAKVAAFEADHSARGQRRS is encoded by the coding sequence ATGTCGCGAGTGGCAGCAAAAACGGGTCCAGCCCTTTCCGGCGAGCATGCGGATGCGCGCTCCATCGCGGCCTTGCGAAGACAAGCGGAAAGCTGCGAACGGTGCGACCTCTACAAGAACGCGACACAGCTCGTCTTCGGCGAGGGCCCGGTCGACGCCCGCATTGTTCTGGTCGGCGAACAGCCCGGTGATCGAGAGGACTTGGCGGGACATCCGTTCGTCGGGCCGGCCGGCCGGGTTCTCGACGAATGCCTGCACGAAGCCGGTGTCGATCGCTCGAGCTGCTATCTGACCAATGCGGTCAAGCACTTCAAGTTCGAGCAGCGCGGCAAGCGGCGCCTGCACTCACGGCCGAATGCGGGCGAGATCCAGCGTTGCTCCTGGTGGTTGGGTGCCGAGCTGGAACAGCTTCGTCCCGACCTCGTCGTTGCGCTCGGCGCTACGGCGGTAATGACGCTTCTTGGTCGGAGCGTCGCCGTTACCAAGAATCGTGGCGATCTGATCGACACGCCGGCCGGCTATCCGGTCCTTGTGACAATCCATCCATCCTATCTTCTCAGGATCCGGGACGGGGGCGACGCGGCAAGCGAACGTGCGCGTTTTGTCAAGGACCTGGCAAAGGTCGCCGCCTTTGAAGCGGATCACAGTGCACGCGGGCAACGCCGTTCATGA
- a CDS encoding glutathione S-transferase: protein MAYKLYYWDGIPGRGEFVRLALEEAGADYVDVAREPDGQEGGTTAMLKLLMDGEGAAIPFAPPFLKDGDLLISHVANILFYLGPKLGLAPEEEDLRFVANGLQLTITDFVTEIHDTHHPIGVSLYYEDQKPEALRRSSDFLSERLPKFLGYFERVLRQNAKGAGHIVGDRLSYVDLSLFQLVEGLRYAFPKAMRSYEANIPRLIALHDAVAMRPNIRNYLASERRLSFNEAGIFRHYPELDQHS, encoded by the coding sequence ATGGCTTACAAGCTTTATTACTGGGACGGGATCCCCGGGCGCGGCGAATTCGTTCGCCTCGCGCTTGAGGAGGCCGGAGCGGACTATGTGGACGTCGCCCGCGAGCCGGACGGGCAGGAGGGGGGCACGACGGCGATGCTGAAGCTGTTGATGGACGGCGAGGGAGCGGCGATCCCCTTTGCGCCGCCGTTCCTGAAAGACGGCGACCTTCTCATTTCCCACGTCGCCAATATCCTGTTCTATCTCGGTCCCAAGCTCGGCCTGGCGCCTGAGGAAGAGGACCTCCGTTTCGTCGCCAACGGGTTGCAACTGACGATCACCGATTTCGTCACTGAGATCCACGACACGCACCACCCGATCGGCGTCTCCCTCTACTATGAGGACCAGAAGCCGGAAGCGTTGCGGCGATCGTCCGACTTCCTGTCGGAGCGCCTTCCGAAGTTCCTGGGCTATTTCGAACGGGTCCTGCGCCAGAATGCGAAGGGAGCAGGACATATCGTCGGCGACCGGTTGAGCTATGTCGATCTTTCGCTCTTCCAGCTCGTCGAAGGGCTTCGCTACGCCTTTCCGAAAGCGATGCGCAGCTATGAGGCGAACATCCCGCGCTTGATTGCCCTCCACGACGCGGTCGCCATGCGGCCGAATATCCGCAACTACCTCGCTTCGGAACGACGGCTTTCCTTCAATGAGGCGGGAATTTTCCGGCACTATCCGGAGCTTGACCAGCATTCATGA
- a CDS encoding DUF3175 domain-containing protein, with translation MSNESKKKKWSQDVTENSDALDLEQGIFKSKDPAKIAHSLKRSAETSDRRKSSPFRSAMSMLTFYINRAGAGLSKKQRHVLEEAKVELRKDFGRQPK, from the coding sequence ATGAGCAACGAGAGCAAGAAGAAGAAATGGTCGCAGGACGTGACCGAGAACAGCGACGCGCTCGATCTCGAGCAGGGCATATTCAAGTCGAAGGACCCGGCGAAGATTGCCCATTCTCTGAAGCGGTCGGCCGAGACCAGCGATCGGCGCAAGTCGAGTCCGTTCCGCTCTGCCATGTCGATGCTGACGTTCTATATTAACAGGGCGGGCGCGGGCCTGAGTAAAAAGCAGAGGCACGTCCTCGAAGAGGCGAAGGTCGAGTTGCGGAAAGATTTCGGGCGCCAGCCCAAGTGA
- a CDS encoding cupin domain-containing protein translates to MHVDDLMFAESEGIPNNPHLPVLVYHAAVDVSGDGATRIEDRFHANGWRGVWRDGVFDFQHYHTRAHEVLAVARGKARLLIGGPAGKELEVMAGDVLVLPAGTGHCRIAASADFLVIGGYPPGQHADIQRGPVSNADRQAIASVPLPQFDPVFGTDGPVVTLWQRAAH, encoded by the coding sequence ATGCACGTCGATGATCTGATGTTTGCCGAAAGCGAGGGCATACCGAACAACCCGCACCTGCCTGTTCTCGTCTATCACGCCGCTGTCGACGTCAGCGGAGACGGTGCGACACGCATCGAAGACAGGTTCCACGCCAATGGCTGGAGGGGCGTGTGGCGAGACGGCGTTTTCGACTTCCAGCACTATCATACGCGCGCCCACGAGGTCCTGGCCGTTGCGAGAGGCAAGGCGCGCCTCCTGATCGGCGGGCCGGCGGGCAAGGAGCTGGAAGTCATGGCGGGAGATGTCCTCGTGCTGCCCGCCGGCACGGGTCACTGTCGTATTGCCGCGAGCGCCGACTTCCTGGTCATCGGCGGCTATCCTCCCGGGCAACACGCCGACATTCAGCGCGGACCGGTGAGCAATGCGGATCGCCAGGCGATCGCCTCGGTGCCGCTGCCCCAGTTCGATCCGGTCTTCGGCACGGATGGTCCGGTGGTGACGCTCTGGCAGCGCGCGGCGCATTGA